The sequence below is a genomic window from Vicinamibacteria bacterium.
CGAGTTCAAGTACTACTTCTGCCTCCACGCGAACGAGACCCTGGGCCGCCTCGAGACGACGCGCAAGCTCGTTATCGCGGCGCTGAACGGTCACACCGTGGGCGGCGGCCTCGAAGTGGCTCTGGCTTGCGACCTGAGAGTGGCGAAGAAGGGCACCGCCAAGATCGGCCTGCCCGAGGTGCAGCTGGGTGTTCTACCCGGCACCGGTGGGACGCAACGCCTCGCTCGGCTCCTCGGCCGCGCCCGGGCCCTCGAGCTCATGGTTACGGGAAAGCTCCTCGGTTTCGAGGACGCCGCGGGCCTGGGGCTCGTCAACGAGTTGTTCGATGCCGACGGATTTCGAGAGCGAGCTCTTCAATACGCGGCTCAATTCGTGCCGCCGAACCGGGCGGCCCGAGCCGTGGGCAGCATCAAGAGGGCCGTGTGCTCGGGCCTCGAGGCGCCGTTCTCCGAGGGACTCGCGCTCGAGCGAGAGCTCCAGCAACAGCTGTTCCTCTCGGAGGACGCGACGGAAGGAATCGCCGCGAACGTCGAGAAACGTAAAGCCAGCTTCCGGGGGCGTTGATCGTGCGGAAAGACATCGTCGTCGCCGGCGCCGTTCGAACCCCGATCGGAAAGTTCGGTGGTGCGCTCAAGTCTCTGAGCGCCGCCGAGCTCGGTACCGCCGCCGCTCGCGCGGCTCTCGACAGAAGCGCGGTGCCACCCGATGCGGTACACGAGCTCATCTTCGGAAACGCCCGTCAGGCCGGAGTCCGTCCCAACGTGGCGCGGCAGATCGCCTATCGCGCCGGTCTTCCCGAGAGCGTGCCCGCGTATACCATCAACAAAGCGTGCGGGTCGGGCCTGAAAGCCATCATCAATGCCTACGGCGCGATCGCGCTCGGCGACGCCGAGGTCGTTCTGGCTGGCGGAACCGAGAGCATGAGCAACACGCCCTACCTCCTCCTCGACGCCCGCTGGGGTCACAAGCTCGGCCATTCCGAGATCGTGGATGGGATGTACCGCGACGGCTTTCTCTGTCCCCTCTGCGAGCAGCTCATGGGTGAGACCGCGGAGAACCTGGCCGACGGTTACGGCATCCCGCGGGAGGAGTCCGACGCCTATGCGGTCGAGACTCAGCGTCGATGCGAGGCCGCGCGGCGCGCGGGTCGGTTCGACCACGAGATCGTTCCCCTCGACGAAACCGCAGTGGACGAGCACCCTCGCGACGGGGTCACGCTGGACGGTCTCCAAAAGCTTCCTCCGGTTTTCCGCAAGAACG
It includes:
- a CDS encoding acetyl-CoA C-acetyltransferase, encoding MRKDIVVAGAVRTPIGKFGGALKSLSAAELGTAAARAALDRSAVPPDAVHELIFGNARQAGVRPNVARQIAYRAGLPESVPAYTINKACGSGLKAIINAYGAIALGDAEVVLAGGTESMSNTPYLLLDARWGHKLGHSEIVDGMYRDGFLCPLCEQLMGETAENLADGYGIPREESDAYAVETQRRCEAARRAGRFDHEIVPLDETAVDEHPRDGVTLDGLQKLPPVFRKNGTVSAGNSSGITDGAAALVVLNEERAAALSVEPMARIVAYASAGVDPAVMGIGPVPAIRKLLEKAGLGLDDIDLVEINEAFAAQVIACQRELRIDPERLNVNGGAIALGHPIGATGTRIVVTLIHEMRKRKAKRGLASLCISGGMGLALLLEAL
- a CDS encoding enoyl-CoA hydratase/isomerase family protein, which encodes MALVNYSKNDGLAVMELDHPPANTYSYEMMQELDRAILDARMDDTVHVLVLTGAGEKFFCSGADIGMLNEVTPEFKYYFCLHANETLGRLETTRKLVIAALNGHTVGGGLEVALACDLRVAKKGTAKIGLPEVQLGVLPGTGGTQRLARLLGRARALELMVTGKLLGFEDAAGLGLVNELFDADGFRERALQYAAQFVPPNRAARAVGSIKRAVCSGLEAPFSEGLALERELQQQLFLSEDATEGIAANVEKRKASFRGR